A stretch of the Methanobacterium veterum genome encodes the following:
- a CDS encoding DUF1616 domain-containing protein encodes MSKFNLDKPLSIILIIALIIAVAATIYIVVFPQPGEKFTEFYILGPTGKAGDYPTNLTAGESGNMIIGIVNHEYTNTTYQLVVKNNQNILKNESITLTNSEQKEIPFKFNLPAGNQNVKFLLYKLPDTQNVYRSLNLNVSVT; translated from the coding sequence ATGAGTAAATTTAACCTGGATAAACCACTGTCAATTATTTTAATTATTGCACTTATCATTGCAGTCGCTGCAACTATCTATATTGTTGTTTTTCCACAGCCTGGCGAAAAATTCACAGAATTTTATATTTTAGGACCTACTGGAAAAGCAGGTGATTACCCAACTAATCTAACTGCCGGCGAAAGTGGAAATATGATTATTGGTATTGTAAATCATGAATATACAAATACTACATACCAGTTAGTGGTAAAAAATAATCAAAATATTTTAAAAAATGAAAGCATTACCCTTACAAATAGTGAACAAAAAGAAATTCCGTTTAAATTTAATCTTCCTGCTGGAAACCAGAATGTAAAATTTTTATTATATAAATTACCTGATACTCAAAACGTGTATCGTTCGCTTAATCTAAACGTGAGTGTAACTTGA
- a CDS encoding SDR family oxidoreductase, translated as MKNKKVVVTGGLGFIGSHLVEKLSEDNLVVIIDDQSTGNIENIKHFNISKIDTTLGDITSINLEEIFDGADYVFHEAAVTSVQKSVDDPFISNKVNITGTLKVLEAAKNTDVKKVVLASSSAVYGDTESLPLSEDDPVNPLSPYAVGKTTGELYCNVFSEIYGLPTISLRYFNVFGPRQDPNSQYAAVIPIFIDKILKNESPIIYGDGEQSRDFVSVKHVVAANIMAAESKLTGAFNIGLGKSTTINQLFLMIKEIIGIDIQPIYEKERPGDIKYSLADISKAESLGYDPKADFKEELKETVEWFKKVLS; from the coding sequence ATGAAAAATAAAAAAGTTGTAGTTACAGGCGGTCTCGGATTTATCGGATCACATCTTGTCGAAAAACTTAGTGAAGACAATCTGGTCGTTATTATTGATGATCAATCAACTGGAAATATAGAAAATATAAAACACTTTAATATTTCTAAAATTGACACTACACTGGGAGATATAACTTCAATTAATTTAGAAGAAATTTTTGACGGTGCCGATTATGTTTTCCATGAGGCAGCCGTTACCAGCGTTCAAAAAAGTGTAGATGATCCATTTATTTCAAATAAAGTCAACATAACAGGCACATTAAAAGTTTTGGAGGCTGCAAAAAATACTGATGTTAAAAAGGTAGTACTTGCCTCATCTTCAGCTGTTTATGGAGATACAGAATCACTACCGCTTAGTGAAGATGATCCAGTTAACCCTTTATCACCCTATGCTGTGGGTAAAACTACTGGAGAATTATACTGCAATGTATTTTCTGAAATTTATGGATTACCAACAATTTCCCTTAGATATTTTAATGTATTTGGACCAAGGCAGGACCCTAACTCACAATACGCTGCTGTAATCCCTATTTTCATTGATAAAATACTTAAAAATGAAAGTCCAATTATATATGGGGATGGAGAACAAAGCAGAGATTTTGTCTCAGTAAAACATGTTGTAGCCGCTAATATTATGGCAGCAGAATCAAAATTAACAGGTGCCTTCAATATAGGCCTTGGTAAAAGCACCACTATAAACCAGCTTTTTTTAATGATAAAAGAGATTATTGGAATAGACATACAGCCTATATATGAGAAAGAACGCCCGGGGGATATAAAGTATTCATTAGCAGATATATCCAAGGCTGAATCACTGGGTTACGATCCAAAAGCTGATTTTAAAGAGGAACTGAAAGAGACTGTCGAATGGTTTAAAAAAGTTCTATCTTAA